A single region of the Sciurus carolinensis chromosome 16, mSciCar1.2, whole genome shotgun sequence genome encodes:
- the Haus5 gene encoding HAUS augmin-like complex subunit 5 isoform X4, with protein sequence MEQETEAQDMAVEQMLQSTWDTQCRALLLRAQTGALRRQQHGLRVPVQQLQNQVRHLQDTERKAKVDVTFGPLTSAAMALEPVVLRDVRKACTLRAQFLQNLLILQARGGSILRSPSDDHFGTSYQQWLGSVETLLTTHPPGHILAALEYLAAEREAEIRSLCSGDGLRDTELSSPQAPDQSDSSQALPSMGHLIQEGWQAVGALVTQRGALLKERQKLTGHLQRLVEEVQRRTLGSSERKALMLGLRCCGLWAELKALRAQIQELEDAAGQRQLLLRELQTKQQRILHWRQLVEETQEQIRLLIKGNSASKTRLCRSPGEVLALVQRKIVPTSEAVAPQSQELLRCLEEEARHLPHILLGTLLRHSPEELKPLPTILPSIHQLHPASPRGSSLIALSHILGLPTGKAPELLLPKAASLRQDLLFFQDQQSLRCGDLLHMKTSLPLGPSTQELLQIQASQEKEQKENLGQALKRLENLLKQALERIPELQRVVADWWEQPGQATLSGELCQGLSLPQWQLRWVQAQGALQQLCR encoded by the exons ATGGAGCaagagactgaggctcagg ACATGGCTGTGGAGCAGATGCTGCAGAGCACATGGGACACCCAATGTCGAGCTCTCCTCCTCCGGGCCCAAACTGGAGCCCTGCGAAGACAGCAGCATGGACTTCGAGTCCCAGTACAGCAGCTGCAGAATCAAGTCAGGCACCTACAGGACACAGAGAG GAAGGCCAAAGTGGATGTGACCTTTGGACCCCTGACATCAGCAGCTATGGCCCTGGAGCCTGTGGTCTTG CGTGATGTCCGAAAAGCCTGTACCCTCCGGGCCCAGTTCCTGCAGAACCTCCTGATTCTCCAAGCCAGAGGTGGTAGCATCCT TAGAAGCCCTTCTGATGACCACTTTGGAACTTCATACCAACAGTGGCTTGGCTCAGTGGAG ACACTGCTGACAACCCACCCTCCAGGCCACATCCTGGCTGCCTTGGAGTACCTGGCTGCAGAGCGGGAAGCAGAGATTCGATCCTTGTGCAGCGGAGATGGGCTTAGAGATACGGAGCTGTCCAG CCCCCAGGCACCGGACCAGTCAGATTCCAGCCAGGCCTTGCCATCCATGGGGCATCTCATCCAG GAGGGCTGGCAGGCTGTAGGTGCACTAGTCACCCAGCGGGGTGCTCTCCTGAAGGAGCGTCAAAAACTGACTGGCCATCTCCAGCGTCTGGTGGAGGAAGTACAGAGACGTACCCTGGGATCCAGTGAGAG GAAAGCACTAATGCTGGGACTTCGATGCTGTGGACTGTGGGCAGAGCTCAAGGCTCTGCGAGCCCAAATTCAGGAACTGGAAGATGCAGCTGGGCAAAGGCAGCTTCTGCTAAGGGAGCTGCAGACCAAGCAGCAGCGGATCCTGCACTGGCGCCAGCTGGTG GAGGAAACCCAGGAACAGATCCGCCTGCTCATCAAGGGAAACTCAGCCAGCAAGACACGCCTGTGCCGGAGTCCTGGAGAG GTACTGGCTCTGGTTCAGCGAAAGATAGTCCCCACCTCTGAGGCAGTGGCACCTCAGAGCCAGGAGCTGCTTcgctgtctggaggaggaagCCCGGCACCTGCCCCACATTCTGCTAGGCACCCTGCTGCGGCATAGCCCTGAAGA GTTGAAGCCCCTGCCCACGATCCTACCATCCATCCACCAGCTGCACCCCGCGTCCCCAAGGGGCTCCAGCCTCATAGCTCTGAGCCACATACTGGGGCTGCCCACAGGGAAG GCACCAGAGCTGCTTCTCCCAAAGGCTGCCTCTCTTCGCCAGGACCTTCTGTTCTTCCAGGACCAGCAGAGTCTCCGTTGTGGGGATCTACTGCACATGAAGACCAGTCTGCCACTGGGACCATCCACCCAGG AGCTGCTGCAGATCCAGGCATCCcaggaaaaggaacagaaggaGAACCTGGGGCAGGCTCTGAAGAGGCTGGAGAACTTGCTGAAACAGGCATTGGAACGAATCCCTGAACTACAGAGAGTTGTGGCAGACTG GTGGGAGCAGCCAGGCCAAGCCACCCTCTCCGGGGAGCTCTGCCAGGGTCTGTCCCTGCCCCAGTGGCAGCTGCGCTGGGTTCAGGCCCAGGGAGCTTTGCAGCAGTTGTGCAGATGA
- the Haus5 gene encoding HAUS augmin-like complex subunit 5 isoform X3 produces the protein MCIVRVMSRKSGETCCDMAVEQMLQSTWDTQCRALLLRAQTGALRRQQHGLRVPVQQLQNQVRHLQDTERKAKVDVTFGPLTSAAMALEPVVLRDVRKACTLRAQFLQNLLILQARGGSILRSPSDDHFGTSYQQWLGSVETLLTTHPPGHILAALEYLAAEREAEIRSLCSGDGLRDTELSSPQAPDQSDSSQALPSMGHLIQEGWQAVGALVTQRGALLKERQKLTGHLQRLVEEVQRRTLGSSERKALMLGLRCCGLWAELKALRAQIQELEDAAGQRQLLLRELQTKQQRILHWRQLVEETQEQIRLLIKGNSASKTRLCRSPGEVLALVQRKIVPTSEAVAPQSQELLRCLEEEARHLPHILLGTLLRHSPEELKPLPTILPSIHQLHPASPRGSSLIALSHILGLPTGKAPELLLPKAASLRQDLLFFQDQQSLRCGDLLHMKTSLPLGPSTQELLQIQASQEKEQKENLGQALKRLENLLKQALERIPELQRVVADWWEQPGQATLSGELCQGLSLPQWQLRWVQAQGALQQLCR, from the exons ATGTGCATAGTCAGAG TAATGTCAAGAAAATCCGGGGAAACTTGCTGTG ACATGGCTGTGGAGCAGATGCTGCAGAGCACATGGGACACCCAATGTCGAGCTCTCCTCCTCCGGGCCCAAACTGGAGCCCTGCGAAGACAGCAGCATGGACTTCGAGTCCCAGTACAGCAGCTGCAGAATCAAGTCAGGCACCTACAGGACACAGAGAG GAAGGCCAAAGTGGATGTGACCTTTGGACCCCTGACATCAGCAGCTATGGCCCTGGAGCCTGTGGTCTTG CGTGATGTCCGAAAAGCCTGTACCCTCCGGGCCCAGTTCCTGCAGAACCTCCTGATTCTCCAAGCCAGAGGTGGTAGCATCCT TAGAAGCCCTTCTGATGACCACTTTGGAACTTCATACCAACAGTGGCTTGGCTCAGTGGAG ACACTGCTGACAACCCACCCTCCAGGCCACATCCTGGCTGCCTTGGAGTACCTGGCTGCAGAGCGGGAAGCAGAGATTCGATCCTTGTGCAGCGGAGATGGGCTTAGAGATACGGAGCTGTCCAG CCCCCAGGCACCGGACCAGTCAGATTCCAGCCAGGCCTTGCCATCCATGGGGCATCTCATCCAG GAGGGCTGGCAGGCTGTAGGTGCACTAGTCACCCAGCGGGGTGCTCTCCTGAAGGAGCGTCAAAAACTGACTGGCCATCTCCAGCGTCTGGTGGAGGAAGTACAGAGACGTACCCTGGGATCCAGTGAGAG GAAAGCACTAATGCTGGGACTTCGATGCTGTGGACTGTGGGCAGAGCTCAAGGCTCTGCGAGCCCAAATTCAGGAACTGGAAGATGCAGCTGGGCAAAGGCAGCTTCTGCTAAGGGAGCTGCAGACCAAGCAGCAGCGGATCCTGCACTGGCGCCAGCTGGTG GAGGAAACCCAGGAACAGATCCGCCTGCTCATCAAGGGAAACTCAGCCAGCAAGACACGCCTGTGCCGGAGTCCTGGAGAG GTACTGGCTCTGGTTCAGCGAAAGATAGTCCCCACCTCTGAGGCAGTGGCACCTCAGAGCCAGGAGCTGCTTcgctgtctggaggaggaagCCCGGCACCTGCCCCACATTCTGCTAGGCACCCTGCTGCGGCATAGCCCTGAAGA GTTGAAGCCCCTGCCCACGATCCTACCATCCATCCACCAGCTGCACCCCGCGTCCCCAAGGGGCTCCAGCCTCATAGCTCTGAGCCACATACTGGGGCTGCCCACAGGGAAG GCACCAGAGCTGCTTCTCCCAAAGGCTGCCTCTCTTCGCCAGGACCTTCTGTTCTTCCAGGACCAGCAGAGTCTCCGTTGTGGGGATCTACTGCACATGAAGACCAGTCTGCCACTGGGACCATCCACCCAGG AGCTGCTGCAGATCCAGGCATCCcaggaaaaggaacagaaggaGAACCTGGGGCAGGCTCTGAAGAGGCTGGAGAACTTGCTGAAACAGGCATTGGAACGAATCCCTGAACTACAGAGAGTTGTGGCAGACTG GTGGGAGCAGCCAGGCCAAGCCACCCTCTCCGGGGAGCTCTGCCAGGGTCTGTCCCTGCCCCAGTGGCAGCTGCGCTGGGTTCAGGCCCAGGGAGCTTTGCAGCAGTTGTGCAGATGA
- the Haus5 gene encoding HAUS augmin-like complex subunit 5 isoform X2, producing the protein MELGREARELGCWAAEEMRVPAGSRAPEATLRRLCLGQGADIWAYILQHVHSQSNVKKIRGNLLWYGHQDSPEVRRKLELEATAARLRTEIQELDQSLELMEQETEAQDMAVEQMLQSTWDTQCRALLLRAQTGALRRQQHGLRVPVQQLQNQVRHLQDTERKAKVDVTFGPLTSAAMALEPVVLRDVRKACTLRAQFLQNLLILQARGGSILSPSDDHFGTSYQQWLGSVETLLTTHPPGHILAALEYLAAEREAEIRSLCSGDGLRDTELSSPQAPDQSDSSQALPSMGHLIQEGWQAVGALVTQRGALLKERQKLTGHLQRLVEEVQRRTLGSSERKALMLGLRCCGLWAELKALRAQIQELEDAAGQRQLLLRELQTKQQRILHWRQLVEETQEQIRLLIKGNSASKTRLCRSPGEVLALVQRKIVPTSEAVAPQSQELLRCLEEEARHLPHILLGTLLRHSPEELKPLPTILPSIHQLHPASPRGSSLIALSHILGLPTGKAPELLLPKAASLRQDLLFFQDQQSLRCGDLLHMKTSLPLGPSTQELLQIQASQEKEQKENLGQALKRLENLLKQALERIPELQRVVADWWEQPGQATLSGELCQGLSLPQWQLRWVQAQGALQQLCR; encoded by the exons ATGGAGCTAGGGCGGGAAGCGCGGGAACTGGGTTGCTGGGCGGCCGAAGAGATGCGGGTGCCCGCGGGGTCCCGGGCCCCGGAGGCCACGCTGCGCAG GCTGTGTCTAGGACAGGGGGCTGACATCTGGGCCTACATCTTGCAGCATGTGCATAGTCAGAG TAATGTCAAGAAAATCCGGGGAAACTTGCTGTG GTATGGCCACCAGGACAGTCCAGAG GTCCGTCGGAAGTTGGAGCTGGAAGCAACTGCAGCTCGCCTGCGGACAGAGATCCAAGAGTTAGACCAGAGCCTGGAGCTGATGGAGCaagagactgaggctcagg ACATGGCTGTGGAGCAGATGCTGCAGAGCACATGGGACACCCAATGTCGAGCTCTCCTCCTCCGGGCCCAAACTGGAGCCCTGCGAAGACAGCAGCATGGACTTCGAGTCCCAGTACAGCAGCTGCAGAATCAAGTCAGGCACCTACAGGACACAGAGAG GAAGGCCAAAGTGGATGTGACCTTTGGACCCCTGACATCAGCAGCTATGGCCCTGGAGCCTGTGGTCTTG CGTGATGTCCGAAAAGCCTGTACCCTCCGGGCCCAGTTCCTGCAGAACCTCCTGATTCTCCAAGCCAGAGGTGGTAGCATCCT AAGCCCTTCTGATGACCACTTTGGAACTTCATACCAACAGTGGCTTGGCTCAGTGGAG ACACTGCTGACAACCCACCCTCCAGGCCACATCCTGGCTGCCTTGGAGTACCTGGCTGCAGAGCGGGAAGCAGAGATTCGATCCTTGTGCAGCGGAGATGGGCTTAGAGATACGGAGCTGTCCAG CCCCCAGGCACCGGACCAGTCAGATTCCAGCCAGGCCTTGCCATCCATGGGGCATCTCATCCAG GAGGGCTGGCAGGCTGTAGGTGCACTAGTCACCCAGCGGGGTGCTCTCCTGAAGGAGCGTCAAAAACTGACTGGCCATCTCCAGCGTCTGGTGGAGGAAGTACAGAGACGTACCCTGGGATCCAGTGAGAG GAAAGCACTAATGCTGGGACTTCGATGCTGTGGACTGTGGGCAGAGCTCAAGGCTCTGCGAGCCCAAATTCAGGAACTGGAAGATGCAGCTGGGCAAAGGCAGCTTCTGCTAAGGGAGCTGCAGACCAAGCAGCAGCGGATCCTGCACTGGCGCCAGCTGGTG GAGGAAACCCAGGAACAGATCCGCCTGCTCATCAAGGGAAACTCAGCCAGCAAGACACGCCTGTGCCGGAGTCCTGGAGAG GTACTGGCTCTGGTTCAGCGAAAGATAGTCCCCACCTCTGAGGCAGTGGCACCTCAGAGCCAGGAGCTGCTTcgctgtctggaggaggaagCCCGGCACCTGCCCCACATTCTGCTAGGCACCCTGCTGCGGCATAGCCCTGAAGA GTTGAAGCCCCTGCCCACGATCCTACCATCCATCCACCAGCTGCACCCCGCGTCCCCAAGGGGCTCCAGCCTCATAGCTCTGAGCCACATACTGGGGCTGCCCACAGGGAAG GCACCAGAGCTGCTTCTCCCAAAGGCTGCCTCTCTTCGCCAGGACCTTCTGTTCTTCCAGGACCAGCAGAGTCTCCGTTGTGGGGATCTACTGCACATGAAGACCAGTCTGCCACTGGGACCATCCACCCAGG AGCTGCTGCAGATCCAGGCATCCcaggaaaaggaacagaaggaGAACCTGGGGCAGGCTCTGAAGAGGCTGGAGAACTTGCTGAAACAGGCATTGGAACGAATCCCTGAACTACAGAGAGTTGTGGCAGACTG GTGGGAGCAGCCAGGCCAAGCCACCCTCTCCGGGGAGCTCTGCCAGGGTCTGTCCCTGCCCCAGTGGCAGCTGCGCTGGGTTCAGGCCCAGGGAGCTTTGCAGCAGTTGTGCAGATGA
- the Haus5 gene encoding HAUS augmin-like complex subunit 5 isoform X1, with the protein MELGREARELGCWAAEEMRVPAGSRAPEATLRRLCLGQGADIWAYILQHVHSQSNVKKIRGNLLWYGHQDSPEVRRKLELEATAARLRTEIQELDQSLELMEQETEAQDMAVEQMLQSTWDTQCRALLLRAQTGALRRQQHGLRVPVQQLQNQVRHLQDTERKAKVDVTFGPLTSAAMALEPVVLRDVRKACTLRAQFLQNLLILQARGGSILRSPSDDHFGTSYQQWLGSVETLLTTHPPGHILAALEYLAAEREAEIRSLCSGDGLRDTELSSPQAPDQSDSSQALPSMGHLIQEGWQAVGALVTQRGALLKERQKLTGHLQRLVEEVQRRTLGSSERKALMLGLRCCGLWAELKALRAQIQELEDAAGQRQLLLRELQTKQQRILHWRQLVEETQEQIRLLIKGNSASKTRLCRSPGEVLALVQRKIVPTSEAVAPQSQELLRCLEEEARHLPHILLGTLLRHSPEELKPLPTILPSIHQLHPASPRGSSLIALSHILGLPTGKAPELLLPKAASLRQDLLFFQDQQSLRCGDLLHMKTSLPLGPSTQELLQIQASQEKEQKENLGQALKRLENLLKQALERIPELQRVVADWWEQPGQATLSGELCQGLSLPQWQLRWVQAQGALQQLCR; encoded by the exons ATGGAGCTAGGGCGGGAAGCGCGGGAACTGGGTTGCTGGGCGGCCGAAGAGATGCGGGTGCCCGCGGGGTCCCGGGCCCCGGAGGCCACGCTGCGCAG GCTGTGTCTAGGACAGGGGGCTGACATCTGGGCCTACATCTTGCAGCATGTGCATAGTCAGAG TAATGTCAAGAAAATCCGGGGAAACTTGCTGTG GTATGGCCACCAGGACAGTCCAGAG GTCCGTCGGAAGTTGGAGCTGGAAGCAACTGCAGCTCGCCTGCGGACAGAGATCCAAGAGTTAGACCAGAGCCTGGAGCTGATGGAGCaagagactgaggctcagg ACATGGCTGTGGAGCAGATGCTGCAGAGCACATGGGACACCCAATGTCGAGCTCTCCTCCTCCGGGCCCAAACTGGAGCCCTGCGAAGACAGCAGCATGGACTTCGAGTCCCAGTACAGCAGCTGCAGAATCAAGTCAGGCACCTACAGGACACAGAGAG GAAGGCCAAAGTGGATGTGACCTTTGGACCCCTGACATCAGCAGCTATGGCCCTGGAGCCTGTGGTCTTG CGTGATGTCCGAAAAGCCTGTACCCTCCGGGCCCAGTTCCTGCAGAACCTCCTGATTCTCCAAGCCAGAGGTGGTAGCATCCT TAGAAGCCCTTCTGATGACCACTTTGGAACTTCATACCAACAGTGGCTTGGCTCAGTGGAG ACACTGCTGACAACCCACCCTCCAGGCCACATCCTGGCTGCCTTGGAGTACCTGGCTGCAGAGCGGGAAGCAGAGATTCGATCCTTGTGCAGCGGAGATGGGCTTAGAGATACGGAGCTGTCCAG CCCCCAGGCACCGGACCAGTCAGATTCCAGCCAGGCCTTGCCATCCATGGGGCATCTCATCCAG GAGGGCTGGCAGGCTGTAGGTGCACTAGTCACCCAGCGGGGTGCTCTCCTGAAGGAGCGTCAAAAACTGACTGGCCATCTCCAGCGTCTGGTGGAGGAAGTACAGAGACGTACCCTGGGATCCAGTGAGAG GAAAGCACTAATGCTGGGACTTCGATGCTGTGGACTGTGGGCAGAGCTCAAGGCTCTGCGAGCCCAAATTCAGGAACTGGAAGATGCAGCTGGGCAAAGGCAGCTTCTGCTAAGGGAGCTGCAGACCAAGCAGCAGCGGATCCTGCACTGGCGCCAGCTGGTG GAGGAAACCCAGGAACAGATCCGCCTGCTCATCAAGGGAAACTCAGCCAGCAAGACACGCCTGTGCCGGAGTCCTGGAGAG GTACTGGCTCTGGTTCAGCGAAAGATAGTCCCCACCTCTGAGGCAGTGGCACCTCAGAGCCAGGAGCTGCTTcgctgtctggaggaggaagCCCGGCACCTGCCCCACATTCTGCTAGGCACCCTGCTGCGGCATAGCCCTGAAGA GTTGAAGCCCCTGCCCACGATCCTACCATCCATCCACCAGCTGCACCCCGCGTCCCCAAGGGGCTCCAGCCTCATAGCTCTGAGCCACATACTGGGGCTGCCCACAGGGAAG GCACCAGAGCTGCTTCTCCCAAAGGCTGCCTCTCTTCGCCAGGACCTTCTGTTCTTCCAGGACCAGCAGAGTCTCCGTTGTGGGGATCTACTGCACATGAAGACCAGTCTGCCACTGGGACCATCCACCCAGG AGCTGCTGCAGATCCAGGCATCCcaggaaaaggaacagaaggaGAACCTGGGGCAGGCTCTGAAGAGGCTGGAGAACTTGCTGAAACAGGCATTGGAACGAATCCCTGAACTACAGAGAGTTGTGGCAGACTG GTGGGAGCAGCCAGGCCAAGCCACCCTCTCCGGGGAGCTCTGCCAGGGTCTGTCCCTGCCCCAGTGGCAGCTGCGCTGGGTTCAGGCCCAGGGAGCTTTGCAGCAGTTGTGCAGATGA